DNA from Methanooceanicella nereidis:
TGCGGTTTAGCTCAGGATTATTAGTTTTTTGGTGAGTCTTTTTGTTGTGCCTGGTTCTGCGTTCAGGAGGTATTCTAAGATGTGTTTCATGTCGTCGTGAGTTATGGTTGTCTTGTTCTTTCTTTTGGTTATTGTTAAGAGGTTGACCAAGAGGTGGCTTATGGTGTATATGAGGATCCGATATGAATGGTTCCTGGAGTTTGTTTTAATCCGGTAATTGTCCTTTTCTTTGTAACTGTTCTCTACGTTCCATCTTTTCCGGTAAACATCGAAAAGTACGCTGACGTCCGTCATGCTCATGTCCTTGTTCGTGACCATGCCAATGTAATCGTCCATGCCCACTTCCTGGAGGTACACGGTCGTCTTATGCTCATTCTCCTTTCCCCCGTTCAGAGTATGATCCCAGCGCCATTTATCG
Protein-coding regions in this window:
- a CDS encoding transposase encodes the protein MKKSVRHQHVHVLRYATIAIVGTRFKFTLAVTCVSREDRPEDVVRRLLDMVPGELKVKGVLLDKGFYNANVLNEVGKDTDYLVPVKKFEGMKITYRIAEITDKWRWDHTLNGGKENEHKTTVYLQEVGMDDYIGMVTNKDMSMTDVSVLFDVYRKRWNVENSYKEKDNYRIKTNSRNHSYRILIYTISHLLVNLLTITKRKNKTTITHDDMKHILEYLLNAEPGTTKRLTKKLIILS